The Mycolicibacterium neworleansense sequence GCGGCGAGCAGTGCCTCGCGATGCGCGATGAACTCCGGGTTGCGGTAAGTGCGGGCATCGGGGGTGTGGAAGTCCAGCTTCCGGTCAACGACGAAACGTCCCCCGTCGAGCACGAGAACCCGGTCGGCCAGTGTCACGGCCTCGTCGACATCGTGGGTCACCAGCAGCACCCCGGGTTCGTACTTGGCGCACAGCTCCTTGAGGAGTTGGTGCATGCGGACCCGGGTGAGGGCGTCGAGGGCCCCGAACGGCTCGTCCGCCAGCAGCAGCGCCGGATCGCGCACCAGTGAGCGGGCCAGCGCCACGCGCTGCTGCTCACCACCGGACAGTTCGTACGGCCAGGCGTTTTCTCGTCCGGCCAGCCCCACGTCGGCCAGCACCGCGCTCGCCCGTTGCCTGACCTCGCGGCCGGACAGTCCGAGCGCGACGTTGTCGAGCACCCGCGACCACGGCAGTAGCCGGGAATCCTGGAACACCACCGACACGTCGCGGGCGACGTACAAATCGCCTGTCCCGGCGACGCCGTGGTCGAGCCCGGCCAGGGCGCGCAGCAGCGTGCTCTTGCCGGAGCCGCTGCGCCCCAGCAGGGCCACGAACTCGCCTTTACGGATGGTTAGGTCGACCGCATCGAGAATCGTTGTGCCACCGAATGATCGGCTGAGTTGGCGGACGACGGCGACTTCCTCGGTCAGGTTCCCAGTGCGCGCCGCCACGACAGGGCCCTCCTCTCGATGGCGCGGACGACGTAGTCGCCGGTGAGTCCGAATACCGCGTACACCAGCAGGCCGACCACCACGATGTCCAGCTGCCCGTACAGACGCGCCTGGGTCATCAGATAACCGATACCGCTGGTGGCGTTGACCTGCTCGACGACCACCAGGGCGGTCCAGGAGATGGTGACGGCGAGCCGCAGTCCGGTGAAGAATCCGGGCAGGGCACCAGGGATGGCCACCTTGCGGATGAACTGACTGCGGGAAAGCCCAACGGTTTCGGCCAGTTCGACGTGGCGCAGGTCGACACCTTTGAGCTGAGCGGTGGTGTTGATGTACACCGGAATCAACACGCTGGTGGCGATGATGATGATCTTCATGGTGTCACCGATGCCGAACCAGATGATCGCCAACGGGATGATGGCCAGGGTCGGCACCGCCCGCTTGACC is a genomic window containing:
- a CDS encoding ABC transporter ATP-binding protein, producing MAARTGNLTEEVAVVRQLSRSFGGTTILDAVDLTIRKGEFVALLGRSGSGKSTLLRALAGLDHGVAGTGDLYVARDVSVVFQDSRLLPWSRVLDNVALGLSGREVRQRASAVLADVGLAGRENAWPYELSGGEQQRVALARSLVRDPALLLADEPFGALDALTRVRMHQLLKELCAKYEPGVLLVTHDVDEAVTLADRVLVLDGGRFVVDRKLDFHTPDARTYRNPEFIAHREALLAALGVGESGPHKQISGDPL
- a CDS encoding ABC transporter permease — its product is MEHRSGTQRRRRLGPGRVIPGALAIGPLLLVAVWIITSQLGILDPRTLPHPLDIVRTIGEMWSDGRLPTNILASLKLASISLAIGVVLGLALALISGLSRIGEAIVDGPIQVKRAVPTLAIIPLAIIWFGIGDTMKIIIIATSVLIPVYINTTAQLKGVDLRHVELAETVGLSRSQFIRKVAIPGALPGFFTGLRLAVTISWTALVVVEQVNATSGIGYLMTQARLYGQLDIVVVGLLVYAVFGLTGDYVVRAIERRALSWRRALGT